One Paenibacillus riograndensis SBR5 DNA segment encodes these proteins:
- a CDS encoding ThuA domain-containing protein produces the protein MKKALIVWGGWDGHEPEQVAGVFAGLLREAQFDVEVANTLEAFADGEKLLGLDLIVPVWTMGEISQELVNNVSAAVQNGTGLAGCHGGMCDSFRTNVDWQFMTGGQWVAHPGNDGVQYKVEICQSSSPLTKGIEDFDVTSEQYYLHIDPAVEVLATTRFPVIQGPHATNKAVDMPVVWTKRWGQGRVYYNSLGHHADIVELPPVKELMRRGLLWAAEGKQEAAANPKQMAGAYSGMADSQL, from the coding sequence ATGAAAAAAGCATTAATCGTATGGGGCGGCTGGGATGGACATGAACCGGAGCAGGTTGCCGGAGTGTTCGCCGGACTTTTGCGGGAAGCACAGTTCGATGTCGAGGTTGCCAATACGCTGGAAGCCTTCGCTGACGGCGAAAAGCTGCTGGGCCTGGATCTGATTGTGCCGGTCTGGACGATGGGGGAAATCTCACAGGAGCTGGTCAACAATGTGTCGGCAGCAGTTCAGAATGGAACCGGACTCGCGGGCTGCCATGGCGGGATGTGTGATTCGTTCCGCACGAATGTGGACTGGCAGTTCATGACTGGCGGGCAATGGGTTGCCCATCCCGGCAATGACGGTGTGCAGTATAAGGTAGAAATCTGCCAAAGCTCCAGCCCGCTGACCAAAGGCATTGAAGATTTTGATGTCACCTCTGAGCAATATTATCTGCATATCGACCCGGCTGTGGAGGTGCTTGCCACCACACGGTTCCCGGTGATCCAAGGGCCACACGCCACGAACAAGGCAGTGGATATGCCTGTGGTCTGGACCAAACGCTGGGGTCAGGGGCGGGTCTATTACAACTCGCTGGGTCACCACGCTGACATCGTGGAGCTGCCGCCTGTGAAGGAACTGATGCGGCGGGGGCTGCTCTGGGCGGCAGAGGGCAAGCAGGAGGCTGCGGCGAACCCGAAGCAAATGGCGGGGGCCTACAGCGGCATGGCGGACAGCCAATTATAA
- a CDS encoding Gfo/Idh/MocA family protein, producing MKKVKVGVIGCGKISSIYMENCQKFAILDLSACADMDPARAAEQAAAYGIPNVYTVEQLLADPEIEIVINLTIPAAHAEISLRALEAGKHVYVEKPLAVTREEGRKVLEAARANGLLVGSAPETFLGAGIQTALKMIEDGVIGKPVAATSFMMSRGHEFWHPDPEFYYAAGGGPMFDMGPYYLTALVQLLGPIRTVAGITGKALAERTITSEKKAGKKIPVDIPTHVAGTLQFSSGAIATLIMSFDVFGGSDLPPIEIYGTEGSLQVPDPNTFGGTVKYRRMGESEWREQPLLPGYDQNTRGIGPADMAYAIRTGRPHRASGELAYHVLEAMWAFHDSSDSKHFYEMESSCGRPSPLPPGLAPYTLD from the coding sequence ATGAAAAAAGTCAAGGTGGGCGTCATCGGCTGCGGCAAGATCAGCAGCATCTATATGGAGAATTGTCAAAAGTTTGCGATTCTGGACCTTTCCGCGTGCGCGGACATGGACCCGGCGCGGGCGGCAGAGCAGGCAGCCGCTTACGGAATCCCAAACGTCTACACCGTAGAACAGCTGCTCGCAGACCCGGAAATTGAGATCGTAATCAATTTAACCATTCCGGCTGCGCATGCCGAGATTAGTCTGCGGGCACTGGAGGCCGGCAAGCATGTCTATGTTGAGAAACCGCTGGCGGTTACCAGAGAGGAAGGACGCAAGGTGCTGGAAGCAGCCAGAGCCAATGGACTGCTGGTTGGCAGCGCCCCGGAAACCTTTCTGGGTGCCGGAATCCAGACTGCGCTGAAGATGATTGAGGATGGCGTGATCGGCAAGCCGGTGGCGGCGACATCGTTCATGATGAGCAGAGGGCATGAGTTTTGGCATCCTGACCCGGAATTCTATTATGCCGCAGGCGGGGGGCCAATGTTCGATATGGGGCCTTATTATTTGACCGCACTCGTTCAGCTCCTTGGCCCCATCCGCACGGTAGCAGGCATAACCGGTAAAGCGTTGGCAGAACGGACAATTACGAGTGAGAAAAAAGCAGGCAAAAAAATTCCGGTGGACATCCCGACCCATGTTGCCGGGACGCTGCAATTCAGCAGCGGCGCAATCGCAACGCTGATCATGAGCTTCGATGTGTTCGGCGGCAGCGATCTGCCGCCGATTGAGATCTACGGTACGGAAGGATCACTTCAAGTGCCCGATCCCAACACCTTCGGCGGTACTGTTAAATACCGCCGAATGGGAGAAAGTGAATGGCGCGAACAGCCGCTCCTGCCCGGCTACGACCAGAATACGCGGGGGATCGGTCCCGCGGATATGGCTTACGCCATCCGTACCGGCCGTCCACACCGGGCCAGCGGAGAGCTGGCCTACCATGTGCTGGAGGCCATGTGGGCTTTTCATGATTCCTCCGACTCGAAGCATTTCTACGAAATGGAGAGCAGCTGCGGGCGTCCGTCTCCGCTTCCTCCGGGGCTTGCGCCGTATACACTCGACTAA
- a CDS encoding AraC family transcriptional regulator, with protein MTYPKELKEYPQLEEKTYPFRLFFNQCRDAKAEQNILFLHWHEHFEIIVMQKGRAIFHVDSRPYEAGPGDVIIVPSGGLHVGYSLINGDIAFVSIVFHASLFKDRYQDSQHEQFVAPYLNNLYRFPVKPVEQNPVCSTYYPLLESLIQEVRDKSPAFQLVVKNQLHLFFTLLSRTFPPQRMSDRHHRERYSVNRERFKPLLEYLEQHLDEKITIESAARFVNLNPYHFCKTFKKLTGRTFIDYVNLYRVNEAERLLLETDLTITEIAGKVGCDNPNYFTKLYKQYKGLTPSVARKM; from the coding sequence GTGACTTATCCGAAGGAGCTGAAGGAGTATCCTCAGCTTGAAGAGAAGACCTATCCGTTCCGCTTGTTTTTCAATCAGTGCCGGGACGCCAAAGCGGAGCAGAACATTCTTTTTTTGCATTGGCATGAGCATTTCGAAATTATTGTGATGCAGAAGGGCAGAGCGATTTTTCATGTGGACAGCAGACCCTATGAAGCCGGACCCGGTGACGTAATCATTGTACCTTCCGGCGGGCTTCATGTCGGATACAGCTTGATCAACGGCGATATCGCATTCGTGTCCATTGTGTTTCATGCGTCCCTGTTCAAGGACCGTTATCAGGATTCCCAACACGAACAGTTTGTGGCACCCTACTTGAATAATCTCTACCGGTTTCCGGTTAAGCCTGTAGAGCAGAACCCGGTATGCAGCACCTATTACCCTTTGCTTGAATCGCTTATCCAAGAAGTCCGGGACAAAAGCCCTGCTTTTCAATTGGTTGTCAAAAACCAGCTTCATCTGTTCTTCACTCTGCTCTCGCGGACCTTTCCGCCTCAGCGGATGTCTGACAGGCATCACCGCGAACGCTACTCGGTCAACCGCGAACGCTTCAAACCGCTGCTGGAATATCTGGAACAGCATCTGGATGAGAAAATCACCATCGAAAGCGCTGCCAGATTCGTGAATCTGAATCCCTATCACTTCTGCAAAACCTTCAAAAAGCTGACCGGACGCACCTTCATTGATTACGTAAACCTCTACCGGGTCAATGAAGCCGAGCGGCTGCTGTTGGAGACGGATTTGACCATCACTGAAATTGCCGGCAAAGTCGGCTGTGACAATCCCAATTACTTCACCAAGCTCTACAAACAGTACAAGGGACTAACTCCCTCCGTCGCGAGAAAAATGTAA
- a CDS encoding sugar phosphate isomerase/epimerase family protein, translating into MHDSLRIGTLVGAPDAVRVIPQIVKHGFESFSLTFWQTTGATDLAETAARVRELAAEHDFIISSVGIFGNPLTGTGDNADALASWERLIDHAHLFGTDMVSGFTGRLTGQSIDESIPKFAEVFGELSKRAADKGLRIAFENCSMGGDWQTGDWNIAHNPAAWEKMFNAVPADNIGLEWEPCHQMVALIDPIPQLRKWTDKIFHVHGKDATIAWDIVREYGIHGPQPYVWHRTPGFGDTNWTDVISILRQAGYKGTIDIEGWHDPVYRDELEMTGQVHALNYLKHCRGGSFIPNPI; encoded by the coding sequence ATGCATGATTCCCTTAGAATCGGAACACTGGTCGGAGCACCGGATGCAGTGCGGGTAATCCCGCAGATCGTGAAGCATGGTTTTGAATCCTTCAGTCTCACGTTCTGGCAGACCACAGGAGCAACGGATTTGGCGGAGACCGCAGCACGGGTGCGGGAGCTGGCTGCTGAACATGATTTCATCATTTCGTCGGTTGGCATTTTTGGCAACCCGTTGACCGGCACTGGCGATAATGCAGATGCACTTGCAAGCTGGGAACGGCTCATCGACCATGCCCATTTATTCGGTACCGATATGGTATCCGGGTTCACAGGAAGACTGACCGGACAGTCCATCGACGAGTCTATTCCGAAGTTTGCGGAAGTATTTGGAGAGCTGTCCAAGCGGGCGGCCGACAAGGGACTCCGGATTGCTTTTGAAAATTGTTCAATGGGCGGGGATTGGCAGACAGGAGATTGGAATATCGCCCACAATCCGGCAGCCTGGGAGAAAATGTTCAACGCTGTTCCGGCGGACAACATCGGACTGGAATGGGAGCCATGTCATCAGATGGTGGCGCTGATTGATCCGATTCCGCAGCTGCGTAAATGGACAGACAAAATCTTTCACGTGCATGGCAAGGACGCAACGATTGCCTGGGATATTGTCAGGGAATACGGCATTCATGGTCCACAACCCTATGTCTGGCACCGGACACCTGGCTTTGGCGACACGAACTGGACAGATGTGATTAGCATTCTGCGGCAGGCCGGTTACAAGGGTACCATCGACATTGAAGGCTGGCATGATCCCGTCTACCGGGACGAATTGGAAATGACCGGTCAAGTCCATGCGCTGAATTATTTGAAGCATTGCCGGGGAGGCAGCTTCATTCCTAATCCAATCTAA
- a CDS encoding Gfo/Idh/MocA family protein — MTAQYRVAVAGCGGMANEWISYAVRRPDVRIVALVDIRLDAAAAMAGKHGLTCPVFTDIGEAIEQTGANLVFDVTIPASHYRVASTALTHQCDVFSEKPLAETMEHCNAIVALAERTGKSHAVMQNRRYDPRIRSLRRLIEAGEIGRIGYIGAGFFLAPHFGGFRDAMESPLLLDMAIHTFDQARFISGADPVTVYCQEFNPPGSWYAGNASAVCIFEMSDGSVFCYQGSWCAEGAPTSWEATWRIQGDKGTAIWDGEGMPYAEKVTDRSPDGEFIRDHDRVEGEAADLKETFHYGCLEEMFQALAERRPAETDCRDNRYSMAMVFGALESARTGRKVELAGFMTSGEVGILGK, encoded by the coding sequence ATGACAGCACAATATCGTGTAGCCGTCGCCGGCTGCGGAGGCATGGCTAACGAGTGGATCAGCTATGCTGTGAGGCGGCCGGATGTCCGTATTGTCGCGCTGGTGGATATCCGGCTTGATGCGGCAGCGGCCATGGCCGGCAAGCATGGCTTAACCTGTCCGGTCTTTACCGATATTGGAGAGGCGATCGAACAGACGGGAGCGAATCTAGTCTTTGATGTGACCATACCGGCCAGCCATTATAGGGTTGCCAGCACAGCACTTACACATCAATGCGATGTGTTCAGCGAGAAGCCGCTGGCGGAGACCATGGAGCACTGTAATGCTATAGTTGCTTTAGCGGAGCGCACCGGAAAGAGCCATGCGGTTATGCAGAACAGGCGGTATGACCCCCGTATCCGCTCTCTGCGCCGCCTGATTGAAGCCGGAGAGATTGGAAGAATCGGCTACATCGGGGCGGGCTTTTTTCTGGCGCCGCATTTTGGCGGCTTCCGTGATGCGATGGAAAGCCCGCTGCTGCTCGATATGGCCATCCATACCTTTGACCAGGCCCGATTCATCAGCGGCGCGGACCCGGTAACGGTATATTGCCAGGAGTTCAATCCTCCCGGGTCCTGGTATGCGGGGAATGCCTCGGCAGTCTGCATTTTTGAAATGTCGGACGGCTCCGTCTTCTGCTACCAGGGCTCATGGTGTGCAGAAGGGGCTCCAACCTCATGGGAAGCCACCTGGCGGATTCAGGGTGACAAAGGAACTGCGATATGGGATGGTGAGGGGATGCCGTATGCTGAAAAGGTAACGGATCGTAGCCCGGACGGCGAATTCATCCGTGACCACGACCGTGTTGAAGGTGAAGCGGCAGACCTGAAAGAAACCTTCCATTACGGGTGTCTGGAGGAAATGTTCCAGGCGCTGGCTGAACGCCGCCCTGCAGAAACCGATTGCCGGGACAACCGTTACAGCATGGCTATGGTTTTTGGAGCGCTGGAGAGTGCCCGGACGGGAAGAAAGGTAGAGCTTGCCGGCTTTATGACCAGCGGCGAAGTGGGTATTTTGGGTAAATAG
- a CDS encoding helix-turn-helix transcriptional regulator, whose translation MKTTDILNSMVPHFHLAIKRYSTPSWKIPHAVFHHHNLMLVFDGEANLLCNDAEFTAVSGDLVYFKPGDMRRGDTNPNCLVKCYTVDFQYACPVMENGSWVNLDVALPFPAHTHIQDRYLFRRLTELFEEFMRHWSSGHENRTFRCRADFMEILLLISKYMEHNTINYSAIHKVEKVINYIAANYTRKLTLDELADSIHISRSHLGHIFKETTGETPFEFIIKYRIARAKEFLENGCSVTDTARLVGFGDMFYFSRYFKKIEGISPNKYIGL comes from the coding sequence TTGAAGACTACCGATATTTTAAACTCCATGGTTCCACATTTTCACCTGGCGATCAAACGGTACTCTACCCCTTCCTGGAAAATTCCTCATGCTGTTTTTCATCATCATAATCTGATGCTGGTATTTGATGGTGAAGCCAATCTCCTTTGTAATGATGCTGAGTTTACAGCCGTAAGCGGAGATCTTGTTTATTTTAAACCCGGCGACATGAGAAGGGGCGATACGAATCCAAACTGTCTTGTGAAATGCTATACCGTTGATTTTCAATATGCCTGCCCTGTTATGGAGAACGGCAGTTGGGTTAATCTTGATGTTGCGCTTCCTTTTCCGGCGCATACCCATATTCAGGACCGGTATCTGTTCCGCCGTTTGACCGAATTATTTGAAGAGTTCATGCGGCACTGGTCATCGGGGCACGAGAACCGGACGTTCAGATGCCGCGCCGACTTCATGGAAATTCTGCTTCTTATTTCTAAATACATGGAACATAACACCATAAATTACAGCGCCATTCATAAAGTGGAGAAAGTAATCAACTATATTGCAGCAAACTATACCCGAAAGTTAACCCTAGATGAACTGGCCGACAGTATACATATCAGCCGCTCCCATCTGGGGCATATTTTCAAGGAAACCACCGGAGAAACTCCCTTTGAGTTTATTATCAAATACCGGATCGCCCGCGCAAAAGAATTTCTGGAAAACGGCTGCTCCGTAACCGATACTGCAAGATTAGTTGGTTTTGGCGACATGTTTTATTTCAGCAGGTACTTTAAGAAAATAGAGGGAATCTCACCGAATAAATATATTGGATTGTAG